A genome region from Perca fluviatilis chromosome 20, GENO_Pfluv_1.0, whole genome shotgun sequence includes the following:
- the nin gene encoding ninein isoform X2, translating to MDDTQEQDQYEERLKEVFNSFDASGSGSLCPEELSDLCQSLHLDDATPALLHILLQSQDRLTARVDFDQFKNALILVLSSTLEPPQAELETLSKPDSPEIQPKFVKGSKRYGRRSTPEFMEPISDFCEVTNANPVEEDDLEDNYDSAVPRKRERWNAHESSTEEYEAEGQMHLWNPDEPSTPRKAIFPPSTCLEERLRKACDKLEISWDGCAGHTQLLALCEHLGLEINLDVLHSLPGDGVMNVQEFVSRVVNDNKPPTPSASTPYRQLKRHHSTQPFDEGGRRIATPFALTSTIGMRLFSTLDDGTGFTPVEYILDAWLEEGIENSMEILQALNFSLDGKLSLGDLTMALENELLVTKNGIHQAALASFKAEIRYLLERLDRELREKEKIQSDLEKAEKLKTQLATEVDERHSAIEHMNDLNLRKLEQDHKEKLAAVRSELTKEMDQIQQQASLQRKELESEVEKIREDESFLRDHLSISVKENRRLEMELLDITEKLVETQSQNTKLQTSLDNIMKEKFGDLDPGSADLLLQEERIKELRSSYEAQCRELQDRIDELQSELQEFHGLGRVHQPCNKPLSEELESKSPGMESDPGIGCEEVQPFSMSLEAEMMLEQLKEQHLQEMEDLQNQLESKINEFDKMVGEQRATHEEQLAALALQYQQEVQALRGEMVGIQNRGQELQNQLEQAELERTSLEQKQAQEREELENLQEEEVGAFRQKLLEAHTCTADLEEQLKTLEALQTETDGHLVDELRKQHAVEIKKLGDEHAELSEARLEEEREKLQEEQAELEKRLLGDWEREKELLQQSHEAELQARLEEAKARFEEERDEIVQRLTDQWQEERAQLEEQNNETLHVALEEEISRLAREQEEKEGELREQWESERGQLQERQEQALLDRILQERLQVQEKFEQREKKLKEEWERERLQLEEDYEGMLQDRLNEEKEKRETEKEEEKRVKRFMAEERDRLEESHREAVKDLTDKHARERDALSSVLDKLREDIAQERRETEISFTQRIKEVESRFSGDQESVAERLQTDILKLEQHYQSKLKALSERHSEQELSWEAQMQEVLANAEDQRRMMEEATEQEKESLDLEWTKRQHELESLHQEEIEELVLKNQRLQNELDDFISVAQTKEIALSRQLNDLHNRLQGSLETKDELLAQSEKKALEIELLLDQTVADFKQEREELLCSQSELQAKYTEMLSISERQITERIELLTERDDFKMKIEELETLLRQAAVDFELERRELQEHTSILVETLERNRENDREELIAERDALKIRIKELEMELNHVLSCAKKAKEEEMKELKDKNTSMEEESISLSGEEQETRLAPPEIFLNDAILRYSSNPEVFSLSPFLVEQDVNVETLTEAPDAVDGGPENIENVDKEYVENIAATGDDQGDNMAEVNQVVAVPEDYQIVDSSSEKVEGDPEVGGCSVEIGHEDPEVTSCGVHYPDSPVPDGDNSTVESKNEAVSPQMRCEAVSPPEASEGVDAEEVATDCENKVALESCEEENKPQDVQTLENESTYQEDEQCHETAVNPSVLEDTGDPDERPLVDAEVGCLPNNSHDRRQEVELVSDSDSERLTTECTRDCLESLDEDADWEERGCSPPKLQALYYTATEENLLLHEKISLLQQKTEILENLLAHNTEKIKTGNQILEENYSLKVKVLILMEHVKELDVKALKMTDLQIRYEDCMCENAKLKEQNGELEKRVWSLESRMNIFHEFQDGQIVLVDEISRMRGENGELSELLSELEWEGGILSAVHPDAEQPESATEESLLDKVLAVTDLEDSCEEFEKQNTKLRRAITELQDESYSLNETTHAHRSEASRLAEENVLLKQKIAALKEEDLKEVQEELIQTLEHLKKGKIAAQKAAEIFKKQISELRLQSQQFEDKNVMLSEKNAQNISDMENLRQQLAELMRENERREVYAAEERNKLAACVSSLEAELTKALEDAAQLQQRNTQLSLQLSGLREKAVRVDSMESQLSHLIEERMSTDTETQGLCNQLARSQERVKTVDETLQAVSHQSARLKSDLRVLQQERDSLKLENSVLHKQLQNVNDKNHILEMALHSSGLQSQSKKLYRDKMSRLLDQEQQLLRQENERLQAEVCNVKGDLMQSREQVRQLDATVLSLKQHKPQSQPSLVKALEQENASLKQELEAQKELTKGCEAGQGHTELEGLQQENEALRAQMTRLSTQLLETFQVQLVGLLPPSPHRMPRGQHRGEDPDNMQDERERKMKNMAERMREIELSLHNVKLLLKEKVVQLKDQLHKNSRADLLISDLYEENTQLMKALERTEQRQKMAEKKNYLLEEKISSLNKIVRDLNPSPLPSLSYHYNI from the exons ATGGATGACACCCAAGAGCAGGACCAGTACGAGGAGCGCCTAAAAGAAGTTtttaacagttttgatgccAGCGGCTCCGGCTCACTGTGCCCGGAGGAACTCTCTGACCTCTGCCAGTCCCTGCACCTGGATGACGCCACACCAGCTCTTCTCCACATACTGCTGCAGAGCCAGGACCGCCTCACTGCCAGG GTTGACTTTGACCAATTCAAAAATGCACTTATTCTGGTACTGTCATCAACTCTTGAGCCACCACAAGCAGAACTGGAGACCTTGTCAAAACCAG ACTCTCCTGAGATCCAACCAAAGTTCGTGAAGGGCAGTAAACGTTATGGCCGCCGCTCCACGCCGGAGTTCATGGAGCCCATATCAGACTTCTGTGAAGTTACAAACGCAAACCCAGTGGAGGAGGACGATCTAGAAGACAACTATGACTCTGCTGTTCCCCGGAAGCGTGAG CGCTGGAATGCTCACGAATCAAGCACAGAGGAGTATGAGGCAGAAG GCCAGATGCATCTCTGGAACCCCGATGAGCCGAGCACACCTCGGAAAGCCATCTTTCCTCCGTCCACCTGTTTGGAGGAGAGACTGCGTAAAGCCTGTGACAAGCTGGAGATATCATGGGACGGATGTGCCGGTCACACCCAACTGCTCGCACTTTGTGAACACCTGGGCCTGGAG ataAATTTAGATGTGCTCCACAGTCTACCCGGTGATGGAGTGATGAATGTTCAGGAGTTTGTTTCCAGGGTTGTAAACGACAACAAACCCCCCACACCGTCTGCCTCCACGCCCTACAGACAGCTTAAACGACACCACTCCACTCAG CCCTTTGATGAGGGAGGCCGTAGGATAGCCACTCCTTTTGCTCTGACCAGCACCATCGGCATGCGTCTCTTCTCCACCCTTGATGACGGTACCGGTTTCACTCCAGTTGAATACATCCTGGATGCCTGGCTGGAAGAGGGAATAGAAAACAGCATGGAGATCCTGCAG GCTTTGAATTTCAGCCTAGATGGAAAACTGAGTCTTGGGGATCTCACCATGGCACTTGAGAATGAGCTACTCGTTACTAAGAATGGGATTCACCAAGCGGCACTGGCCAGCTTCAAAGCTGAGATCAGATATCTTCT agaGCGTTTAGACCGAGAACtcagggagaaagagaaaatccAATCTGACTTGGAAAAAGCCGAGAAACTGAAAACTCAGCTCGCCACTGAGGTGGATGAGCGTCACTCTGCCATTGAGCACATGAATGACCTCAATCTCAG GAAGCTTGAACAGGACCACAAAGAGAAGCTAGCAGCTGTACGATCAGAGCTGACCAAGGAGATGGACCAGATCCAGCAACAGGCCAGCCTGCAGCGCAAGGAACTAGAGTCAGAGGTCGAGAAGATCAGGGAGGATGAATCCTTTCTCAGAGACCACCTTTCCATCTCTGTGAAG gaaaacaGACGCCTTGAAATGGAGTTGCTGGACATCACCGAAAAACTAGTGGAGACGCAAAGCCAAAATACAAAACTCCAGACAAGTTtggacaacattatgaaagaaaAG TTTGGAGACTTGGACCCTGGCAGTGCAGACTTGTTACTCCAAGAGGAACGTATTAAAGAACTACGCAGCAGCTACGAAGCTCAGTGCAGG GAGCTGCAGGATCGTATTGACGAGCTGCAGTCAGAGTTGCAGGAGTTCCACGGTCTCGGGCGAGTTCATCAGCCCTGCAACAAACCTCTCTCTGAAGAGCTGGAGAGTAAAAGCCCCGGCATGGAGTCTGATCCAG GTATTGGTTGCGAGGAGGTTCAGCCCTTCAGCATGAGCCTTGAGGCAGAGATGATGTTGGAGCAGCTGAAGGAGCAACACCTTCAGGAAATGGAGGATTTGCAAAACCAGCTGGAAAGCAAG ATCAATGAATTTGATAAGATGGTAGGAGAGCAGAGGGCGACCCATGAGGAACAGCTGGCTGCCTTAGCCCTCCAGTACCAGCAGGAGGTCCAGGCGTTGAGGGGGGAGATGGTCGGCATTCAGAACCGGGGACAGGAGCTCCAGAACCAGCTAGAGCAGGCAGAGCTGGAGCGGACTAGTCTGGAGCAGAAGCAGGCCCAGGAGAGGGAAGAGCTGGAGAATCTGCAGGAGGAGGAAGTGGGAGCTTTTAGACAGAAACTGCTGGAGGCCCACACCTGCACTGCAGACCTGGAGGAGCAGCTGAAGACCCTGGAAGCCCTGCAGACGGAGACGGATGGACATCTCGTAGACGAGCTGAGGAAACAACACGCCGTGGAGATTAAGAAACTGGGGGACGAGCACGCAGAGCTTTCTGAAGCCAGACTGGAAGAGGAGCGAGAGAAACTGCAGGAAGAGCAGGCTGAGTTGGAGAAGAGATTGTTAGGTGATTGGGAACGGGAGAAAGAGCTGTTGCAACAAAGCCATGAAGCCGAACTGCAGGCCAGACTAGAAGAGGCAAAGGCAAGGTTTGAGGAAGAGCGCGACGAGATTGTGCAGAGGCTGACAGATCAGTGGCAGGAAGAGAGGGCTCAGCTGGAAGAGCAGAATAATGAGACTCTGCATGTGGCGCTGGAGGAAGAGATATCGAGACTCGCCAGGGAACAAGAAGAGAAGGAGGGCGAGCTCCGGGAGCAGTGGGAGAGCGAACGGGGCCAGCTTCAGGAGCGTCAGGAGCAGGCTCTGCTTGATAGAATACTGCAGGAACGGTTGCAGGTGCAGGAGAAGTTTGAGCAGAGGGAGAAAAAGCTGAAGGAGGagtgggagagggagagactgcAATTGGAGGAGGATTACGAAGGGATGCTCCAGGACAGGCTGAATGAAGAGAAGGAGAAGCGTGAGactgagaaagaggaggagaagagagtgaAACGCTTTATGGCAGAGGAGAGGGATCGTCTAGAGGAGAGCCACCGCGAGGCCGTGAAGGATCTGACCGACAAGCACGCCAGAGAGAGGGACGCTCTCAGCAGCGTGTTGGACAAACTACGGGAGGACATCGCTCAGGAGAG GAGAGAAACGGAGATCAGCTTCACCCAGAGAATCAAGGAAGTGGAAAGTCGTTTCTCAGGTGATCAGGAATCAGTCGCGGAGCGTTTACAGACTGACATTTTGAAACTGGAACAGCACTACCAAAGTAAGCTGAAGGCTCTTTCTGAAAGGCACAGCGAGCAGGAGCTCAGCTGGGAGGCACAGATGCAGGAGGTCCTCGCGAACGCTGAGGATCAAAGAAGAATGATGGAGGAGGCCACGGAGCAAGAAAAGGAGAGCCTGGATCTAGAGTGGACAAAACGGCAACATGAGCTAGAAAGTCTTCATCAAGAGGAAATAGAAGAACTTGTGCTAAAGAACCAGCGACTGCAAAACGAGCTGGACGACTTTATCAGTGTGGCTCAGACTAAAGAGATAGCACTGAGTAGGCAGCTGAATGACCTCCATAACCGGCTCCAAGGAAGTCTGGAAACCAAAGACGAGCTTCTTGCTCAGTCTGAGAAGAAAGCGCTCGAGATTGAGCTCCTGCTAGATCAAACGGTGGCAGATTTTAAACAGGAGAGGGAAGAGCTTCTGTGCAGCCAGTCAGAACTTCAGGCAAAATACACCGAGATGCTTTCCATCTCTGAGAGGCAGATTACTGAGAGGATTGAACTGTTAACTGAGCGCGACGATTTCAAGATGAAGATCGAGGAGCTGGAGACGCTGCTTAGACAGGCAGCAGTGGACTTTGAGCTTGAGAGAAGGGAGCTACAGGAACATACATCCATCCTTGTGGAAACGTTGGAACGCAATCGAGAGAATGACCGAGAAGAGCTCATAGCCGAAAGAGATGCGCTTAAAATCCGAATAAAAGAGCTGGAGATGGAATTGAATCATGTTTTGTCTTGTGCCAAAAAGGCTAAGGAAGAAGAAATGAAAGaattaaaagataaaaacacTTCAATGGAGGAAGAATCTATATCTTTATCTGGTGAAGAACAGGAAACCCGTTTGGCACCACCTGAAATCTTTCTCAATGATGCTATTCTTCGCTATTCCTCTAATCCGGAAGTGTTTAGTTTGTCACCATTTCTGGTTGAGCAAGACGTTAATGTAGAGACTTTAACGGAGGCCCCTGATGCAGTGGATGGAGGTCCTGAAAATATCGAAAATGTTGATAAAGAATATGTTGAAAACATCGCCGCTACCGGTGATGATCAAGGAGACAACATGGCAGAAGTAAATCAAGTTGTTGCTGTCCCAGAAGATTACCAAATTGTGGATTCAAGTTCTGAGAAAGTTGAGGGAGACCCAGAAGTCGGCGGCTGTTCTGTAGAAATTGGACATGAAGACCCTGAAGTGACGTCCTGTGGCGTCCACTACCCAGATTCCCCAGTTCCAGATGGAGATAATTCAACTGTTGAATCCAAAAACGAAGCGGTTTCCCCACAGATGCGGTGTGAGGCGGTCTCGCCCCCTGAGGCTTCAGAAGGTGTAGATGCCGAGGAAGTTGCAACAGATTGTGAGAATAAAGTAGCTCTTGAATCATGTGAGGAGGAGAACAAACCTCAAGATGTACAAACTTTGGAAAATGAAAGCACTTACCAGGAAGATGAGCAATGTCATGAGACTGCGGTTAACCCCTCCGTGCTGGAGGACACAGGTGACCCAGATGAACGGCCTCTGGTGGATGCTGAGGTTGGGTGTTTACCAAATAACTCTCACGACCGTAGGCAGGAAGTTGAACTTGTTTCCGACTCAGACTCTGAACGGTTAACCACCGAATGCACACGTGATTGTCTGGAAAGTCTGGATGAAGATgctgattgggaggaacggggATGTTCTCCCCCTAAACTCCAGGCTTTGTATTACACTGCCACGGAAGAGAACCTCCTCCTACATGAGAAGATTTCTCTGCTTCAGCAGAAGACTGAAATACTAGAGAATCTTCTGGCTCATAACACTGAAAAGATCAAAACTGGCAACCAGATATTGGAGGAAAACTATAGCCTCAaggtaaaagtgctcattttaatGGAGCATGTCAAAGAGCTGGACGTAAAAGCCTTAAAGATGACCGATCTTCAGATTAGATATGAAGATTGCATGTGCGAAAACGCCAAACTGAAGGAGCAAAACGGTGAACTTGAAAAGAGAGTTTGGAGCCTTGAAAGCAGGATGAATATTTTCCACGAATTCCAAGATGGGCAGATTGTGCTGGTGGATGAGATCAGCAGGATGAGAGGGGAGAACGGTGAACTCTCCGAGTTGTTAAGTGAATTGGAGTGGGAGGGTGGAATTCTTTCAGCCGTACACCCAGACGCCGAACAACCGGAGAGCGCCACAGAGGAGTCTCTCCTGGATAAAGTTCTGGCAGTGACTGATTTGGAGGACAGCTGCGAGGAGTTTGAGAAGCAGAACACCAAACTGCGCAGAGCCATCACAGAGCTACAGGACGAATCGTATTCATTAAATGAAACCACTCATGCTCATAG ATCTGAGGCCAGTCGTCTCGCTGAAGAAAACGTCCTCCTCAAGCAAAAGATTGCCGCGTTGAAGGAAGAGGACTTGAAAGAGGTCCAGGAAGAGTTGAT ACAAACACTGGAGCACTTAAAAAAAGGGAAGATTGCGGCTCAAAAGGCAGCGGAGATTTTCAAGAAACAG ATTTCAGAGCTGCGTTTGCAGAGCCAGCAATTCGAGGATAAGAATGTGATGCTGTCAGagaaaaatgcccaaaatattTCTGATATGGAGAATCTACGACAGCAGCTGGCAGAGCTGATGAGGGAGAACGAGAGGAGGGAGGTGTACGCCGCTGAAGAGAGAAACAAG CTGGCAGCTTGTGTGTCTTCTCTGGAGGCAGAGCTGACCAAAGCTCTGGAGGACGCTGCACAGCTGCAGCAGAGGAATACCCAGCTGTCACTGCAACTCTCTGGCCTCCGAGAGAAG GCAGTCAGAGTGGACTCTATGGAGAGTCAGCTCAGCCACCTGATAGAGGAGCGGATGAGCACGGATACGGAGACTCAGGGCCTCTGCAACCAGCTAGCCAGATCTCAAGAGAGA GTCAAGACGGTGGATGAAACTCTTCAGGCTGTGAGCCATCAAAGTGCTCGTCTTAAGTCAGACCTCCGTGTTTTGCAGCAGGAGAGGGATTCCCTAAAACTTGAAAATTCAGTGCTACACAAACAGCTGCAAAATGTCAACGATAAA AACCACATTTTAGAGATGGCCTTGCACTCGAGTGGTCTTCAGAGTCAGAGCAAGAAGCTGTACAGGGATAAGATGTCTCGGCTGCTGGACCAGGAGCAGCAACTCCTGAGGCAGGAAAACGAGAGGCTTCAGGCTGAAGTGTGCAACGTCAAAGGAGACCTCATGCAGTCCAGAGAACAG GTCCGTCAGCTTGATGCGACTGTGCTGTCCCTGAAGCAGCACAAACCACAGAGTCAGCCCTCCCTGGTGAAGGCCTTGGAACAGGAGAACGCCTCTCTGAAGCAGGAGCTCGAGGCACAAAAGGAGCTCACCAAG GGCTGCGAAGCAGGACAAGGACACACAGAGCTGGAGGGCCTTCAACAAGAAAATGAGGCCCTCAGGGCCCAAATGACTCGGCTGTCTACACAGCTGCTAGAG ACATTTCAGGTTCAGTTGGTCGGACTTCTGCCTCCATCACCTCACAGGATGCCCAGGGGACAGCATCGTGGTGAAGATCCGGACAACATGCAG GATGAAAGGGAGAGGAAGATGAAGAATATGGCAGAGCGTATGAGGGAAATTGAACTGTCTCTGCATAACGTCAAACTGCTGCTCAAAGAGAAGGTTGTTCAGCTGAAAGACCAG CTGCACAAGAACAGCAGAGCAGACTTGTTGATCAGTGACCTGTACGAGGAGAACACCCAGCTGATGAAAGCTCTGGAGAGAACTGAGCAGCGGCAGAAAATGGCAGAGAAGAAGAACTACCTACTGGAAGAGAAGATCTCCAGCCTGAACAAGATAGTGCGTGACCTAAacccctctcctcttccttcgCTATCATACcactataatatataa